Proteins from a genomic interval of Pantoea deleyi:
- a CDS encoding fimbrial protein, translating into MKRWMMAGVMYIALCRGALGLDVNVSGNLLAPACTAELPADSLVTLPEVSLAQLYKGESKPTSATIKIRCYKLTAVSFTLRTDQTDPTGVVKTDLSGIGLEMGYGLSQAGVLTGLAKPGEIINHTLLNEALFVIKTRPVIIDENRAAAGSYSASALLSIEYR; encoded by the coding sequence ATGAAACGATGGATGATGGCGGGAGTGATGTATATTGCGCTCTGTCGCGGCGCCCTGGGGCTGGATGTGAATGTCAGTGGGAATCTGCTGGCTCCGGCCTGTACGGCCGAACTCCCCGCGGACAGCCTCGTTACGCTTCCCGAGGTGAGCCTTGCTCAGCTCTACAAAGGGGAGAGTAAACCCACCTCTGCAACGATAAAAATACGCTGCTACAAGCTGACTGCGGTCAGTTTTACGTTGCGAACCGACCAGACGGATCCGACAGGCGTGGTGAAAACGGATCTGAGTGGCATCGGCCTGGAGATGGGCTATGGCCTGAGTCAGGCAGGCGTCCTGACCGGACTCGCTAAACCTGGTGAGATAATTAATCACACACTGCTGAATGAGGCGCTGTTTGTCATAAAGACCAGACCGGTCATTATCGATGAAAACCGCGCAGCCGCCGGGAGTTATTCTGCATCAGCCCTGCTGAGCATTGAGTACCGCTAA
- a CDS encoding fimbrial protein: protein MSLILSRIVVIYVLTAFHALYAKDTVNISVTGSLKKPPCTYTASKSISVNMGEVTYDKYDTVSGNIPLILQCPPGSAVTVTVRPGSGTSLASGSTTTAVTSYRNLGIELWWSGTQALTGGQQQRVSLTGNRILSGLSGQADLSMTARLVKLADLGVSSFSASFTVELDYD, encoded by the coding sequence ATGTCATTAATTCTGTCCCGGATAGTCGTTATTTATGTTCTCACCGCTTTTCATGCGCTTTATGCCAAAGACACGGTGAATATCAGCGTGACCGGCTCGCTGAAAAAACCACCCTGTACTTACACTGCCAGTAAATCAATCAGTGTCAATATGGGAGAGGTCACTTATGACAAATATGACACCGTCTCAGGAAATATTCCGCTGATATTACAATGCCCGCCGGGTTCAGCCGTCACGGTAACAGTCCGGCCAGGCAGCGGAACCTCACTGGCCAGTGGTTCAACGACAACGGCGGTCACCAGCTACAGGAACCTGGGTATAGAGCTCTGGTGGAGCGGGACTCAGGCGCTGACCGGTGGACAACAACAACGGGTCAGCCTGACCGGCAACAGAATACTCAGCGGGCTCTCTGGTCAGGCCGATCTCTCAATGACGGCCAGGCTGGTTAAACTGGCCGATCTGGGCGTCAGTAGTTTCAGCGCCAGTTTCACCGTTGAACTTGATTACGACTGA
- a CDS encoding fimbria/pilus outer membrane usher protein, with amino-acid sequence MNKIFCLAFLLLFNTTLSFADVSFNTSFLELNGSPADMDALKKQVDNISRTQPAGEYWVEIYINESLYAKQSVNFSYDKKRDKITPCLDSDFFKNAGLKEDAWSRLQHSGNCVAFTEALEGADFVYDFARQKLLITLPQAFLDDADRTRIKAGWDNGETVLFSGYSLSHSQIWSADSAVKSKKTSFTSLNNGFNYGAWRFRNVTYIQDDGENGREITSPQNYVQRPLPQLDANLSLGDVYSNGEILEGINYRGVQLASDISMLPVESQGFAPTLRGTANGRSKVSVSQNGFKIFERWVPSGPFNIGNIPSVSGGDDLLVTIENEAGEKQFYRQSASALPVMVRGGQFFYEVNAGEYRTLYPGNHTPEPYFVAGTARYGLNGSTTLFGGTLLNSNYQAYNLGFSRNLAGYGALSADSTLSLFKPAGAADAPQRGNALRLRYAKDFSGTGTNLTLAGYRYNTRGFRRFSEAFDDSRAVSQSSDAILSTSGLKNSVSATVSQRLTDNSSVYLNYNKDDFWQSQPARQTLQTGYSFNVGRASITLSGTFSHLQEKQTSAFALSFSMPLSATSHSPRLFTTSGYSANNLNNSVTISDTSDSLPGLSYSANASSMRGDVGKTQAYGVSAQYSGAKGNLRTNLSHSDLRNQLDIGGEGGLTLYKGSLIASPPLGDTNIIARTNNIENVGFDFQSKSRTNKSGYAMLTNASPYTRNRVSVRTNTLDDNVEIEKLVGEVTPTRGAFSVIDFSGRKGNKIILHAVNGQGETAPFAAEVFIDAEKAQITPDALVSDNGSAYLTGVPDNARFEIKVNSERWCAGEIATRNHQSAKSGVIKVNTVCH; translated from the coding sequence ATGAATAAAATCTTCTGTCTGGCCTTTTTATTGCTGTTTAATACAACACTCTCGTTTGCTGACGTCAGTTTCAACACCTCATTCCTGGAGCTGAACGGCAGCCCGGCGGATATGGATGCCCTTAAAAAGCAGGTTGACAATATCTCCCGCACGCAACCTGCCGGTGAATACTGGGTTGAGATCTATATCAACGAGAGTCTGTATGCGAAGCAGTCGGTTAATTTCAGCTACGATAAAAAGCGCGATAAAATTACGCCCTGCCTTGACAGTGATTTTTTTAAAAATGCCGGACTGAAAGAGGATGCGTGGTCTCGCCTGCAGCATTCGGGGAACTGTGTCGCCTTCACAGAGGCGTTAGAGGGGGCTGACTTTGTCTATGACTTCGCCCGGCAGAAACTCCTGATCACTCTTCCGCAGGCGTTTCTGGACGATGCAGACAGAACGCGGATCAAGGCGGGCTGGGATAATGGCGAAACCGTTCTTTTTTCAGGCTACAGCCTCAGCCATTCCCAAATCTGGTCGGCAGACAGCGCCGTTAAGAGTAAGAAGACATCTTTTACCTCACTCAATAATGGCTTCAACTACGGTGCCTGGCGATTCAGGAACGTCACCTATATTCAGGATGATGGCGAGAACGGGCGAGAGATCACCTCACCGCAGAATTATGTGCAGCGTCCGCTGCCGCAGCTTGATGCCAACCTGAGTCTGGGAGATGTCTATTCAAATGGCGAGATCCTGGAGGGCATTAACTATCGCGGCGTGCAGCTGGCGTCTGATATCAGCATGCTGCCCGTCGAATCGCAGGGATTCGCGCCCACCCTGCGCGGAACGGCGAATGGCCGCTCGAAAGTGTCGGTTTCGCAGAACGGATTTAAGATCTTCGAGCGCTGGGTGCCATCCGGCCCGTTTAATATCGGCAATATCCCCTCGGTCAGCGGCGGGGATGACCTGCTGGTCACGATTGAAAATGAAGCCGGAGAGAAGCAGTTTTACCGCCAGTCCGCGTCCGCCCTGCCGGTGATGGTGCGCGGCGGCCAGTTCTTTTATGAAGTTAACGCCGGTGAATATCGCACGCTCTATCCGGGGAATCACACGCCCGAACCTTACTTTGTGGCGGGCACGGCGCGCTACGGCTTAAACGGCAGCACCACCCTGTTTGGCGGCACCTTACTGAACAGCAACTATCAGGCCTATAACCTGGGCTTTTCACGCAATCTGGCGGGATATGGAGCACTGTCCGCAGACTCGACGCTGTCGCTGTTTAAACCTGCAGGCGCAGCGGATGCGCCGCAGCGCGGCAATGCGCTTCGCCTGCGCTATGCAAAAGATTTCAGCGGCACCGGTACTAACCTGACGCTGGCGGGCTATCGGTATAACACCCGCGGGTTCAGACGATTCAGTGAAGCCTTTGACGATTCCCGCGCCGTTTCGCAAAGCAGTGACGCCATCCTGTCGACATCCGGCCTGAAAAACAGCGTCTCTGCCACGGTTTCACAGCGGTTAACCGACAACAGCAGCGTCTATCTGAACTACAACAAAGATGATTTCTGGCAGTCACAGCCGGCACGCCAGACGCTACAGACCGGGTACAGTTTTAATGTCGGTCGGGCAAGCATTACGCTTTCCGGGACATTCAGTCATCTGCAGGAGAAGCAGACCTCGGCGTTTGCCCTCTCCTTCAGCATGCCGTTGAGTGCAACCAGCCACTCTCCGCGTCTCTTCACCACGTCAGGTTACAGCGCGAATAACCTGAACAATAGCGTGACGATATCGGATACCTCGGACAGCCTGCCGGGTTTAAGTTACAGCGCTAACGCATCCTCAATGCGTGGTGACGTGGGAAAGACCCAGGCTTATGGCGTTTCCGCGCAGTACAGCGGTGCGAAAGGCAATCTGCGAACCAACCTGTCACACAGCGATCTGCGCAATCAGCTGGATATCGGCGGCGAAGGCGGGTTAACGCTGTATAAGGGTTCGCTGATCGCATCACCTCCGCTGGGCGATACGAACATTATTGCCCGGACAAATAACATCGAAAATGTCGGTTTTGATTTTCAGTCAAAAAGCCGGACCAATAAAAGTGGCTATGCGATGTTAACCAATGCGTCGCCCTATACCCGGAACCGGGTGTCGGTCAGGACCAATACGCTGGATGACAATGTTGAAATTGAGAAACTTGTCGGCGAAGTGACGCCAACACGCGGGGCATTCAGCGTCATTGATTTCTCCGGCAGGAAAGGCAACAAAATTATATTACACGCCGTAAATGGCCAGGGGGAGACGGCACCTTTCGCTGCAGAAGTATTTATCGACGCCGAAAAGGCGCAGATAACGCCAGACGCGCTGGTGTCCGATAATGGCAGCGCCTATTTAACCGGCGTGCCGGACAACGCGCGCTTTGAAATTAAAGTTAACAGTGAGCGTTGGTGCGCCGGAGAAATCGCCACCCGCAATCATCAATCCGCTAAATCAGGCGTTATAAAGGTGAATACCGTATGTCATTAA
- a CDS encoding fimbrial biogenesis chaperone — translation MRFLIGLFFATLTWGCQASISLGVTRVIFNEGSKDVTLFVRNSASETPFLVQSWISDPAKSDKTTDQFLLTPPLFKMGPGEENLLRVVDTSSALPNDRESLFKINVKAIPPAPDKDKSANTLQIAIKTSIKLFYRPALMKNMKLEDEAGKVTWRQSADNLTLINPTPFNIAITKVDVNGVQTAVSQSSLPAKGKMTLNIQKKNISDIGIEYINDYGGVVKTKIKKE, via the coding sequence ATGCGTTTTTTAATTGGCTTATTTTTTGCCACCCTCACCTGGGGCTGTCAGGCCAGCATCAGCCTGGGCGTGACGCGCGTCATTTTTAATGAAGGCAGTAAAGATGTGACCCTGTTCGTCCGCAACAGCGCCAGCGAAACACCGTTTCTGGTGCAGTCCTGGATAAGCGACCCGGCGAAAAGTGATAAAACGACCGACCAGTTTTTATTAACGCCACCGCTATTTAAGATGGGGCCGGGCGAAGAGAATCTGCTGCGGGTTGTGGACACCTCTTCTGCGTTACCGAATGACAGAGAGAGCCTGTTTAAAATTAACGTCAAAGCGATTCCGCCAGCCCCCGATAAAGATAAATCCGCGAACACGCTGCAGATTGCGATTAAAACCAGCATCAAACTGTTTTACCGCCCGGCATTGATGAAAAATATGAAGCTGGAAGATGAGGCGGGAAAAGTCACATGGCGGCAGTCGGCTGACAACCTCACCCTGATTAACCCTACGCCGTTCAATATCGCGATAACGAAAGTGGACGTTAATGGTGTTCAGACTGCGGTGTCACAGAGCAGTTTACCGGCAAAAGGCAAGATGACCCTGAACATTCAGAAGAAAAACATCAGCGACATCGGGATTGAATATATCAATGATTACGGTGGTGTCGTTAAGACAAAAATAAAGAAAGAATAG
- a CDS encoding fimbrial protein has product MNKKFSMSLSALLLSTVVHTACADDNTIVFKGKVNDAACLVNVGTNGRLEVDMPEVRSADFGANVGDVNAKSWKPFTISLTDCRKTTKNNVKISFQAAQPDGNYIGLTGASRARGVAVVLADSNKVQLTSNAFTDTLRNGENSFNFQAGLVRTIADTAVDDGDAIPGIVPGDVYAEAAVNVEYN; this is encoded by the coding sequence ATGAATAAAAAGTTCAGCATGAGTCTGTCAGCATTACTTCTTTCAACGGTCGTCCATACCGCCTGTGCCGACGATAATACCATCGTCTTTAAAGGCAAGGTTAATGATGCCGCCTGTCTGGTAAATGTCGGTACCAATGGCCGCCTTGAAGTGGATATGCCGGAAGTGCGTTCGGCAGATTTCGGCGCAAATGTCGGCGACGTTAACGCTAAAAGCTGGAAACCCTTTACCATTTCACTTACGGACTGTCGTAAAACGACTAAAAACAACGTTAAAATTTCTTTCCAGGCTGCTCAGCCAGATGGAAATTATATTGGTTTAACGGGTGCCTCACGCGCGAGAGGCGTTGCTGTCGTGCTTGCTGATTCAAATAAAGTCCAGCTTACCAGTAATGCATTTACGGATACGCTCCGTAATGGTGAAAACTCCTTTAATTTCCAGGCGGGACTGGTCAGAACTATTGCCGACACCGCTGTTGATGACGGTGACGCTATTCCAGGCATCGTGCCGGGCGATGTCTATGCCGAAGCGGCTGTTAACGTCGAATATAACTAA
- a CDS encoding winged helix-turn-helix domain-containing protein has protein sequence MKRIYIIGDNVKFILSEKCLVRLDNDTKVKLRASAAFCLLLLLENHGKLVTHDDLYKFGWERFGMTASLNVLHNTIFYLRKMLNQAGDFDNGIIETIHRRGFIFNLQVSVALTYINMDTPEEEETMQAEEQDQDSDDAEGFLFPAESERAEEQNSDAPRAMAGQANPPETRPAPRQAGETESVKAKSEMKSSSETFSSPGLIHPEGVAINYSASVRTSDTLCGPAVKKRAVTIAWPRYILLLSILLIIACSLILYPAVSPGNYVNTGKLGACEVYQNNRAYDFKNLKMVDYLSRFCKEPRVLYLTNYPYSNKVSAINCREKIALFSDDICYSNYFIYKDTGYYHD, from the coding sequence ATGAAACGCATTTACATTATTGGCGATAACGTCAAATTTATCCTTTCTGAAAAATGTCTGGTCAGGCTGGACAATGATACTAAAGTCAAATTAAGGGCATCAGCGGCCTTTTGCCTGCTATTATTGCTTGAAAATCATGGAAAACTGGTCACCCACGATGACCTGTATAAATTCGGCTGGGAACGCTTTGGCATGACAGCTTCGCTGAATGTGCTGCATAACACCATTTTCTATTTACGAAAAATGCTGAATCAGGCGGGGGATTTCGACAATGGGATTATCGAAACCATTCACCGGCGGGGCTTTATCTTCAATCTGCAGGTTTCTGTTGCGCTAACCTATATCAATATGGACACGCCTGAAGAAGAAGAAACGATGCAGGCGGAGGAGCAGGATCAGGACAGCGATGACGCGGAGGGCTTTCTCTTCCCGGCAGAGAGTGAAAGGGCTGAGGAGCAAAACAGCGACGCGCCACGCGCAATGGCCGGACAGGCGAACCCGCCGGAAACCCGCCCTGCTCCGCGGCAGGCCGGTGAGACAGAATCAGTCAAGGCTAAGTCAGAGATGAAAAGCAGCAGTGAGACATTCAGCAGTCCGGGCCTGATTCATCCCGAGGGGGTTGCGATTAATTATTCGGCCTCTGTCAGAACATCAGACACTTTATGCGGGCCAGCGGTAAAAAAGCGTGCCGTCACCATTGCGTGGCCGCGTTATATTTTGCTGCTCAGCATCCTGCTGATTATCGCCTGCTCACTCATCCTCTACCCTGCGGTTTCCCCCGGGAATTATGTTAATACGGGAAAACTGGGGGCCTGTGAGGTTTATCAGAATAACCGTGCTTACGATTTCAAAAATCTTAAAATGGTGGATTACCTCAGTCGTTTCTGTAAAGAGCCCAGGGTGCTTTATCTGACCAATTATCCCTACAGCAATAAGGTCTCCGCGATAAACTGCCGCGAAAAGATCGCCCTGTTCTCGGACGACATCTGCTATTCAAACTATTTTATTTACAAAGACACGGGATATTATCATGATTAA
- a CDS encoding LuxR C-terminal-related transcriptional regulator, whose amino-acid sequence MKPRDISLFLQITEQNVSYYKRKTMKKLQVKNNFEFFSWFRCNRSMFNSEKAESYILKRSEF is encoded by the coding sequence ATGAAACCCAGGGATATCTCGCTGTTCCTGCAGATAACCGAGCAGAATGTGAGTTATTACAAAAGAAAAACCATGAAAAAGTTGCAGGTGAAAAACAACTTTGAATTTTTTTCATGGTTCCGGTGTAACAGAAGTATGTTTAACAGCGAGAAGGCTGAGTCTTATATATTAAAGCGCAGTGAATTCTGA
- a CDS encoding ribokinase has protein sequence MKGKVCVFGSFNLDVVAVMRRFPLPGESLTAHHSMMGAGGKGANQATAALRAGARVHYIGKVGNDDFGLFARRHLEKTGFDAITLFTCKEKPTGNALIYVAGDDAENMISVYPGANTTVTAAEVTRCQPTVAAADILLVQLENNLSAIQRMIDNARASGTFVILNPAPWQKVSDALLAKVDLLTPNSTEASQLSGVTVTDFDSARRAAAVLHRKGARQVIITLGTAGALLSTPQAQQRIPLFPAQPRDTTGAGDAFNGALAARLASGDDLPQAARFAAAFASLCVERAGAADSMPSYAEALTRLQAHPECIVEPIETLTA, from the coding sequence ATGAAAGGAAAAGTGTGTGTTTTCGGCTCGTTTAACCTCGATGTCGTGGCCGTAATGCGTCGCTTTCCGCTACCGGGTGAGTCGCTGACGGCGCACCACAGCATGATGGGCGCGGGCGGTAAAGGCGCGAATCAGGCCACGGCGGCGCTGCGCGCAGGCGCGCGGGTGCACTACATCGGCAAGGTGGGTAACGACGATTTCGGCCTCTTTGCGCGTCGTCATCTGGAGAAAACCGGCTTCGACGCCATTACGCTGTTTACCTGCAAGGAGAAGCCCACCGGTAACGCGCTAATCTATGTCGCAGGCGATGATGCGGAAAATATGATTTCGGTCTATCCCGGTGCCAATACCACCGTGACTGCCGCAGAGGTGACACGCTGCCAGCCGACGGTAGCCGCCGCAGATATCCTGCTGGTGCAGCTGGAGAATAATCTCAGCGCCATTCAGCGTATGATCGATAACGCCCGTGCCAGCGGCACCTTCGTGATCCTCAATCCGGCCCCCTGGCAGAAAGTCAGCGATGCGCTGCTGGCAAAGGTCGATCTGCTGACGCCTAACAGCACCGAAGCGAGCCAGCTCAGCGGCGTGACCGTCACCGATTTCGACAGCGCCCGCCGTGCCGCGGCGGTGCTGCATCGGAAAGGGGCGCGTCAGGTGATCATTACGCTGGGCACAGCGGGCGCCCTGCTCTCAACGCCTCAGGCGCAGCAGCGCATTCCGCTCTTTCCGGCGCAGCCGCGCGATACCACCGGCGCGGGCGACGCCTTCAACGGCGCGCTCGCCGCCCGGCTCGCCTCCGGCGACGATCTGCCGCAGGCGGCGCGCTTTGCTGCGGCCTTTGCCTCACTCTGTGTCGAGCGTGCTGGCGCGGCCGACTCCATGCCCTCGTATGCCGAAGCGCTGACCCGCCTGCAGGCGCATCCGGAGTGCATTGTTGAACCGATTGAGACGCTTACCGCCTGA
- the alsK gene encoding allose kinase has protein sequence MRSRWLGIDIGGTGTRLQLMEEGGVWSSFRKVATASWAQQPDALQALAQLIDETLEQQPVSGIMLGLPGILSRDRKQVISLPFIQALDHQPVAARLAAQLGVPVAMDKDVNHLMLWDLLQLEQLPDNAVGLYPGTGMGNSLWLNGHFYHGEHGGAGELGHVPVAGNDLPCPCGNRGCAETLTSGHWLSHWAAQNAADTPIAALFTRHGEQPELQAFVRRLAQLIATEMNILDPEYLILGGGVLAMADFPLALLRSQIQQHLRPPVTRENLKIIFSHSTDYTGCRGACLAAERLFRSAG, from the coding sequence ATGAGATCACGCTGGCTCGGTATCGATATCGGCGGCACCGGTACCCGGCTGCAGCTGATGGAAGAGGGAGGCGTCTGGAGCAGCTTTCGCAAGGTGGCTACCGCCAGCTGGGCGCAGCAGCCCGACGCGCTGCAGGCGCTGGCACAGCTGATTGATGAAACGCTGGAGCAGCAGCCGGTCAGCGGCATCATGCTGGGGCTGCCCGGCATCCTCAGCCGCGACAGGAAACAGGTGATCTCGCTGCCCTTTATTCAGGCGCTGGATCACCAGCCGGTGGCGGCGCGTCTGGCGGCGCAGCTCGGCGTGCCGGTCGCGATGGACAAGGATGTGAACCATCTGATGCTGTGGGACCTGCTGCAGCTGGAGCAGTTGCCGGATAACGCCGTGGGCCTCTATCCCGGCACCGGGATGGGCAACAGCCTGTGGCTGAATGGCCACTTTTATCACGGCGAGCATGGCGGCGCCGGTGAACTGGGCCATGTGCCGGTCGCGGGGAACGATCTCCCCTGCCCGTGCGGCAATCGCGGCTGTGCGGAGACCCTGACCTCAGGCCACTGGCTGAGTCACTGGGCCGCGCAGAACGCTGCCGACACGCCGATCGCCGCGCTGTTTACCCGCCACGGTGAACAGCCAGAGCTTCAGGCGTTTGTGCGACGGCTGGCGCAGCTGATCGCCACCGAGATGAATATACTCGACCCGGAATATCTGATCCTCGGCGGCGGCGTGCTGGCGATGGCAGATTTTCCGCTGGCCCTGCTGCGCAGCCAGATCCAGCAGCATCTGCGGCCACCGGTCACACGCGAAAACCTGAAGATTATTTTCAGCCACTCAACCGACTACACGGGCTGTCGCGGTGCCTGTCTTGCCGCCGAACGCCTGTTCAGGAGCGCAGGATGA
- the alsE gene encoding D-allulose 6-phosphate 3-epimerase — protein MRTQISPSLMCMNLMEIKHQLQVLDSRADFLHVDIMDGHYVKNITLSPFFIEQIRPFTRVAIDVHLMVEAPTDFIEAVARAGADYICPHAETINRDAFRVINLIRSFGKKVGVVLNPATPVSYIQHYIHLLDKITVMTVDPGYAGQPFIPEMVEKVRELKALKEQHGYHYLIEIDGSCNTRTYHQLLGAGAEVLIVGTSGLFNIHEDLATAWEMMRDSIDEAQGLTKVSA, from the coding sequence ATGCGTACTCAAATCTCCCCGTCACTGATGTGTATGAACCTGATGGAGATCAAGCACCAGCTGCAGGTTCTCGACTCGCGCGCTGACTTTCTTCATGTGGATATCATGGATGGTCACTACGTTAAGAACATTACGCTCTCCCCCTTCTTTATTGAGCAGATCCGTCCCTTTACCCGCGTGGCGATCGACGTGCATCTGATGGTGGAAGCGCCAACCGATTTTATCGAGGCGGTCGCCAGGGCGGGCGCGGACTATATCTGTCCACACGCGGAGACCATCAACCGCGATGCGTTCCGCGTCATCAACCTGATCCGCAGCTTCGGTAAAAAGGTGGGCGTGGTGCTGAATCCGGCCACGCCGGTGTCCTACATCCAGCACTATATCCATCTGCTGGATAAGATCACCGTGATGACGGTCGATCCCGGCTACGCCGGCCAGCCCTTTATCCCGGAGATGGTGGAGAAGGTGCGTGAGCTGAAGGCGCTCAAAGAGCAGCACGGCTATCACTATCTGATCGAGATCGACGGTTCCTGCAATACCCGAACCTATCACCAGCTGCTCGGCGCGGGTGCGGAAGTGCTGATTGTCGGCACCTCCGGCCTGTTCAATATTCATGAGGATTTGGCCACCGCGTGGGAGATGATGCGCGACAGCATTGATGAGGCCCAGGGGCTGACGAAGGTGTCCGCATGA
- a CDS encoding ABC transporter permease: protein MKSLTALRPDGTNIGLMLLIALALATFTVMLPGRFLTDSTFMSMAFQLPELGLLTLAMFIAILSGGLNLAIIATANLTALFIAWTLMSALPAGAGMALQLLWLFIAILGAMLIAAAIGVVTGLMVTRIGAHPILVTLATMMTLNGIGIWLTHGAAVSGMPPVVQALGADTLLGMPLPLWVFLVAAALLALFLGKTRAGKCIYMGGSNINATWFSGINTHRMVMLVYVISSLLCVLAGLIMMARFNSARMGYGDAYLLLTVLAIILGGTDPNGGFGRVTGVVLALIALQVLSTGFNLMNISQHVSLAMWGAVLIVVLAFKQFKTRFNEHRAVKLSRLAAVLNPLTEKKEV from the coding sequence ATGAAATCACTGACTGCACTGCGACCCGACGGAACCAACATCGGCCTGATGCTGCTGATCGCGCTGGCGCTGGCCACCTTCACGGTGATGCTGCCGGGTCGCTTCCTGACCGACTCCACCTTTATGAGTATGGCGTTTCAGCTGCCGGAACTCGGATTACTGACGCTGGCAATGTTTATCGCCATCCTCAGCGGCGGCCTGAACCTGGCGATCATCGCGACCGCGAACCTTACGGCGCTGTTTATCGCCTGGACGCTGATGAGCGCCCTGCCCGCGGGTGCCGGAATGGCGCTGCAGCTGCTGTGGCTGTTCATCGCCATCCTGGGTGCCATGCTGATCGCGGCCGCCATCGGCGTGGTAACGGGGCTGATGGTAACGCGGATTGGCGCACACCCGATTCTGGTGACGCTGGCGACGATGATGACGCTGAACGGCATCGGGATCTGGCTGACCCACGGCGCGGCCGTCAGCGGTATGCCGCCGGTGGTGCAGGCGCTGGGCGCCGACACGCTGCTGGGTATGCCGCTGCCGCTCTGGGTGTTCCTGGTCGCCGCCGCGCTGCTGGCGCTGTTCCTCGGTAAAACCCGCGCCGGTAAATGCATCTATATGGGCGGCAGCAACATCAACGCCACCTGGTTCAGCGGGATCAATACCCATCGTATGGTGATGCTGGTCTATGTGATCTCCAGCCTGCTCTGCGTGCTGGCCGGGCTGATCATGATGGCGCGCTTCAACTCCGCCCGCATGGGCTACGGTGACGCCTATCTGCTGCTGACGGTGCTGGCCATTATTCTCGGCGGTACCGATCCCAACGGGGGCTTCGGCCGTGTGACCGGCGTGGTGCTGGCGCTGATTGCGCTGCAGGTGCTCTCTACCGGTTTCAATCTGATGAACATCAGCCAGCACGTCAGTCTGGCCATGTGGGGCGCGGTGCTGATTGTGGTTCTCGCCTTCAAACAATTCAAAACCCGATTCAACGAACACCGTGCCGTAAAGCTCAGCAGGCTGGCGGCGGTGCTTAATCCTCTGACTGAAAAGAAGGAAGTATGA
- a CDS encoding ABC transporter permease codes for MPDFSRFRPHSSQGWLAWVLLAFILFFSVASDQFLTMQNLLDLAESYAVTGIFALGLFVVLVTGGIDISFAAVASVVQYLLASLFVQFQFDNALLSILLAVMCGTLFGVINALLITTLRVVSIIITISMQSLLFGLLMWVTGGRSLYSLPEWWITLRNVLPFSWQGESFQVGLPLVTMLLIAAITALLLNKTNLGRQLYAVGGDAESARRIGIRVGLIHVFAYGWLGAMAAIGGLVQVYRMGEVVPNALVGGELDVLAATVLGGASLMGGKGTVSGTLMGVFLIAILKNGLNLVGVSNYFMNIVVGGVIMIAIAVTHYKKRKETDVSFV; via the coding sequence ATGCCTGACTTTTCCCGTTTCCGTCCGCACTCCAGCCAGGGCTGGCTCGCCTGGGTGCTGCTGGCGTTCATTCTGTTTTTCTCGGTCGCCAGCGATCAGTTTCTCACCATGCAGAATCTGCTGGATCTGGCGGAGAGCTACGCCGTCACCGGCATCTTCGCGCTGGGCCTGTTTGTGGTGCTGGTCACCGGCGGGATCGATATCTCGTTTGCGGCCGTCGCCTCGGTGGTGCAGTACCTGCTGGCGTCGCTGTTTGTGCAGTTCCAGTTCGACAATGCGCTGCTCAGCATCCTGCTGGCCGTGATGTGCGGCACGCTGTTCGGAGTGATCAACGCGCTGCTGATCACCACGCTGCGGGTGGTCTCCATCATCATCACCATCAGCATGCAGTCGCTGCTTTTCGGGCTGCTGATGTGGGTTACCGGCGGCCGCAGCCTCTACTCGCTGCCGGAGTGGTGGATCACGCTGCGCAACGTGCTGCCGTTCAGCTGGCAGGGTGAGAGCTTCCAGGTCGGACTGCCGCTGGTCACCATGCTGCTGATCGCCGCGATCACCGCTCTGCTGCTGAACAAAACCAACCTCGGACGCCAGCTCTACGCCGTCGGGGGCGATGCGGAGTCGGCCCGCCGTATCGGTATCCGCGTCGGTCTGATTCATGTGTTCGCCTACGGCTGGCTGGGCGCGATGGCGGCCATCGGCGGGCTGGTGCAGGTCTATCGCATGGGAGAGGTGGTGCCTAATGCGCTGGTTGGCGGCGAACTGGACGTACTGGCCGCCACGGTGCTGGGCGGTGCCAGCCTGATGGGCGGCAAAGGCACGGTGAGCGGCACGCTGATGGGGGTCTTCCTGATCGCCATCCTGAAGAACGGCCTCAACCTGGTCGGCGTCTCGAACTACTTCATGAACATCGTGGTCGGCGGCGTCATCATGATTGCGATCGCCGTGACCCACTACAAGAAACGCAAAGAAACTGACGTCAGTTTCGTGTGA